One Kribbella sp. NBC_00662 genomic region harbors:
- a CDS encoding nitroreductase family deazaflavin-dependent oxidoreductase, which produces MSRVKDVMFKASTRLHVAVFFRSKGRVFGRAMGMPVVGLVTTGRKSGQRRATTLAAPIIEDGRVVLVASFGGDDRNPAWYRNLRHDPRVELTTRRDGTRRMTARTAAEDERAKLWPRIVSVYQGYGRYQDRTQRQIPVVILEPTNAANPSSDPA; this is translated from the coding sequence ATGTCGCGCGTCAAGGATGTGATGTTCAAGGCCTCGACCAGGCTGCACGTGGCTGTCTTCTTCCGATCGAAGGGGCGGGTGTTCGGCCGTGCCATGGGCATGCCGGTGGTCGGGCTCGTGACCACCGGCAGGAAGTCCGGCCAGCGGCGGGCCACGACGTTGGCTGCACCAATCATCGAGGACGGTCGCGTGGTGCTGGTGGCGTCGTTCGGCGGCGACGACAGAAACCCTGCGTGGTATCGCAATCTCCGCCACGACCCGAGAGTCGAGCTCACCACGCGCCGCGACGGCACGCGCCGGATGACGGCACGCACCGCCGCGGAGGACGAGAGAGCAAAGCTCTGGCCGAGGATCGTGTCGGTCTACCAGGGCTACGGCCGCTACCAGGACCGCACCCAACGACAAATCCCAGTCGTCATTCTCGAGCCGACCAACGCGGCGAACCCGTCCTCGGATCCTGCGTGA